DNA sequence from the Planctomycetota bacterium genome:
CACGAGCATCGCGACCTCCCACAGGCTGATGTCGCAGAGGCGAGGTCGCTGACCGCTCGGAAGATCGTCCAACGCCGTCCGCTCTCGGGCTGAAAGCCGGGTATCGCCCAGTATCCACCAGACCCACACGTGAGTATCGAGGAGCGGCGACTTCGTCATCGCAAGACGTCGATCTCGGATTCCTCGACGACGCTGGCGAACGGATCTCCCTTGAAAGAACCCCGGCCGCGGAGGGCGAGCCACGGTCTGTCGTCGCGTGCCGGCACCAGACGGGCCACCGGCCGCCCGCGCTTGAGGATGACGATCTCCCCGCCGACTCGGCTGACCTCGTCGAGGAGCCGAAGGCAGCGGGCTTTGAACGCTGTTGCATTGATCTCCATGCGACCACTGTACATGACCAGTGTACGCTCTGTCAAGGTTTCGGGTCAGACCCCATCACACGGCGACGCGCCGGGACGGAGAAGGTGTCAGACCGGCACCTCGGAGCCGCGACCGGGTGGGAGGTCGTCGCCGTGCCGGGGCTGATCGCCTCGCGGCCCTTCTTCTCGATGCTCGCCAACCGGCAATTCCCGGCCGGCACGTTCGTGCGCACCCCGGAGCAACTCGCCTCCCTCGAGGAGCCCGACATTTTCCACGACGTCTTCGGGCACGTGCCCCTGCTCACGCACCCGGCCTACCTGTCCGTGGACAAAGCCCTCCATGGCCTTTGTCCACTTGAGCGACCGCGGGAAACGCCGAGGGTTTCCCGGGTCGCCGTCGGCCGCATCCGGCGGCCGGTCACTTTTTCCACGGGCTGCTACGCGGCCTACATGCAGGCCTACGG
Encoded proteins:
- a CDS encoding type II toxin-antitoxin system prevent-host-death family antitoxin, translating into MYSGRMEINATAFKARCLRLLDEVSRVGGEIVILKRGRPVARLVPARDDRPWLALRGRGSFKGDPFASVVEESEIDVLR